The Haloterrigena turkmenica DSM 5511 genome includes the window ACCTCTGGTCCCGCGCTAACGCTCACTTCGTCTGCTCACGGCGCGAAGCGACGTTCGCATGGTATGCGGGACCGAAGGTCCCGCACTATTCGCTCATCCAAAGGAAGACGCTTTCCGTCTTCCAAGCCGTCACTCGCTACGTCTGCTCACGGGCCATGCGTGGCGCGCAGCGCCGCGAATTCGAGGCGGTGAAACCGCCTCGTACGGCCCGTTTGCATGGTATGCGAGACCCCGGTCTCGCACTACTCGCGACGACCTCGCACGTTAGTTTCGGCTGGTCTCGGTATCACTCGACCAGCCGACAGCGCGCGCCACTGCACAGCAAAGTTAGTTCGAAGCGTCGAACGCCGGATGTCGAGTTCTGCTCTCACAGCGGAACGAGCACGTCCGCGAGGAGCAGCGTCACGTAGGCCTCGACGAACGCGGCGAGGACGAGCAGCAGCCAGCCGAAGACGACCAGGACGGCCGTCCGCGCGAGGTAGGCTTTGGTAAAGAGCGCGTCGCGGGAGCCGACGATGCGCTGGCCGACCCGGTGGACGAACCGGAAGCCGACGCCGGCGGCGATAAACAGCGCCGGGAGCTCGAAGATCCCGTGGGGGCCGATCAGAGCGAGGATCAAAACCGGTCCGGTTTCGGCGCCGAGGACGGCCGCGACGTTGCCGATGAGGAGTCCGTTGAAGACCATGATCAGCAGCGTCACGAGCCCCAGCGTAAGCGCGCCGCCGATCGCAGCTAGGAACGGCGGCGTGTTGTTCGCGATGAAAAACGACGCCGTGGGCTCGAACGTGATCTCGCCGACGGGATCGACGCCGCCGCCGGGCAGCTCGCCCTCGCCGAAGTCTTCCGTGATCATCTCGAGCAACAGCTCGGTCAGGTCGACGCCGGCGGCGTACAGCGCGACGCCGATCCCGATCCCGACGGCGAACAGCGCCGCCGAGAACCAGGCGTACGGTCGGTGTTCGGTCCACGCGGCCTCGAGGGTGGAGAGAAGCGACGGCGTGACCGTTCGGCCGGCGAGGCCGGCCGCACCCAGTCCGGCGCCGAGAACGGCGGCGCCGGCGGCCGCCGTC containing:
- a CDS encoding stage II sporulation protein M is translated as MSGSDDDRTGRSEATAGREERPPADRRNDSRTDRPTVGLQDDREGTVSSPEPDRGGTEPPADPGSRRNRIWAALLLSLAVVAVGTGGTILVAHDAPTAAAGAAVLGAGLGAAGLAGRTVTPSLLSTLEAAWTEHRPYAWFSAALFAVGIGIGVALYAAGVDLTELLLEMITEDFGEGELPGGGVDPVGEITFEPTASFFIANNTPPFLAAIGGALTLGLVTLLIMVFNGLLIGNVAAVLGAETGPVLILALIGPHGIFELPALFIAAGVGFRFVHRVGQRIVGSRDALFTKAYLARTAVLVVFGWLLLVLAAFVEAYVTLLLADVLVPL